From Xylanibacter oryzae DSM 17970, a single genomic window includes:
- a CDS encoding sensor histidine kinase yields the protein MTTLKNKHNKLKDFFVHLWHGISFAFDRDTNNIIKMALEKGDINIYRYSIKNKRLDELVGNRFKKADFTLDYFGKLIYKKDKKRYNFLLSRIIEGKMTKTTVQYLMLDTKSEKYKYKEITYDSLKEKDSNSNSIYIAIRDKSNEINYKHDLDVNNRWMEMITQATETTVWNFNTVESKFSYGNMGFYYEGRPTFISDLINNTHSDDRYLIKSLADLFKKRRNQAFNIEVRVDVTEGKGVWNTIVIYGLPIEIDESGDVNVYSGYMMNITEKVSIEKELESATSIALKSEEMKKQFIANISHYIRTPLNSIMGFGQIIGQCTSDEERQMCLETMNQNNEDLLKYINDLLEYSSISAGYFQLKKETFDVCDILYSAKSLLEIKKTDNITEVITKSPTDRFIIEWDKDEMNKLFIYLVDNALKSSKEGNITLGFYGTTEGIEIYCIFTGDEKLSETFNDKTDCFSKPDFNDSLNSLELRLCKLISEKANGQTTIEVDNKNLINISIHIPCAILDVGNNDTK from the coding sequence ATGACAACCTTGAAAAATAAGCACAATAAACTGAAAGATTTTTTCGTCCATTTATGGCATGGAATTTCTTTTGCCTTTGACAGAGACACTAATAATATTATTAAAATGGCTCTTGAGAAAGGTGACATCAATATCTACCGCTATTCAATAAAAAATAAGCGACTAGATGAATTGGTTGGAAATAGATTCAAAAAAGCTGATTTTACACTCGATTATTTCGGTAAACTTATCTACAAAAAGGACAAGAAACGTTACAACTTCTTGCTAAGCAGGATTATTGAAGGAAAGATGACCAAAACAACGGTACAATATCTTATGCTCGATACAAAAAGTGAAAAATATAAATATAAAGAAATAACATACGATTCCTTAAAAGAAAAAGATTCTAATTCCAATAGTATATATATAGCAATACGTGACAAAAGCAATGAAATCAATTATAAACATGATCTTGATGTCAATAATAGGTGGATGGAAATGATCACTCAGGCTACAGAAACGACCGTCTGGAATTTTAATACTGTAGAAAGCAAATTTAGTTATGGTAATATGGGATTCTACTATGAAGGTAGGCCAACATTCATTTCAGATCTTATCAACAACACTCATTCTGACGATAGATATCTAATTAAATCACTTGCCGACCTGTTTAAGAAAAGACGTAACCAAGCCTTTAATATAGAAGTTAGAGTAGATGTAACAGAAGGCAAGGGGGTCTGGAATACGATAGTAATATATGGTTTGCCTATTGAGATAGACGAAAGTGGTGATGTAAATGTCTATTCTGGATATATGATGAACATAACAGAAAAAGTAAGTATAGAAAAAGAATTGGAAAGTGCTACATCTATAGCTCTTAAGAGTGAAGAAATGAAGAAGCAGTTTATTGCTAACATAAGTCACTACATACGTACACCTCTTAATTCTATTATGGGTTTCGGACAAATAATAGGACAATGTACTAGCGATGAGGAACGACAGATGTGCCTTGAAACCATGAACCAAAATAATGAGGATCTTCTAAAATATATTAATGATTTACTTGAATATTCTAGTATCTCTGCGGGATACTTCCAGTTAAAAAAAGAAACATTTGACGTATGCGATATTTTATATTCTGCTAAGTCTTTATTAGAAATTAAAAAGACTGATAATATTACAGAAGTTATAACAAAAAGCCCTACTGACAGATTTATAATAGAATGGGATAAAGACGAGATGAATAAATTATTTATATATCTCGTTGATAATGCTTTAAAATCGTCAAAAGAAGGAAACATAACTCTAGGTTTCTATGGTACAACAGAAGGAATAGAAATATATTGTATATTTACTGGCGATGAGAAATTGTCTGAAACCTTTAACGATAAGACAGACTGCTTCAGCAAGCCCGACTTTAACGACAGTCTTAACAGTTTGGAATTGCGTTTATGCAAACTAATAAGTGAAAAAGCTAATGGCCAGACAACCATCGAGGTTGATAATAAAAATCTAATAAACATATCTATACACATACCATGTGCCATCTTAGATGTTGGCAACAACGATACAAAATAA
- a CDS encoding riboflavin synthase, translating into MFSGIIEEFATVVAINRDRENIDLTLKCSFVNELKIDQSISHNGVCLTVVQIKDNTYTVTAMKETLDCSNLGLLKVGDKVNVERSMIMNGRLDGHIVQGHVDETAKCICLNDADGSTYFTFEYKKDSEMTKHGYFTVDKGSVTVNGVSLTVCNPTENTFQVAIIPYTLSHTNFCDIREGSIVNIEFDILGKYIARLHQME; encoded by the coding sequence ATGTTTTCTGGAATTATCGAAGAGTTCGCTACTGTAGTAGCAATAAATCGCGACCGCGAAAATATCGACTTAACACTAAAATGCTCATTCGTAAATGAACTTAAAATTGATCAAAGCATAAGCCATAATGGAGTATGCCTTACTGTTGTACAAATAAAAGACAACACATATACGGTTACTGCCATGAAGGAGACATTGGATTGCTCTAATCTTGGATTGCTCAAGGTTGGTGACAAAGTAAATGTCGAAAGATCGATGATTATGAATGGACGCCTTGATGGACATATTGTTCAGGGACATGTAGACGAAACAGCCAAATGTATTTGTTTGAATGACGCAGATGGTTCTACATATTTTACATTTGAATATAAAAAAGACTCAGAAATGACCAAACACGGTTATTTTACGGTAGACAAAGGAAGCGTAACAGTAAATGGAGTATCACTTACAGTATGTAATCCTACTGAAAACACATTTCAAGTAGCAATAATCCCATATACATTATCACATACTAACTTCTGTGACATAAGAGAAGGATCTATTGTTAATATAGAGTTTGACATTCTTGGAAAATATATAGCAAGACTGCATCAAATGGAATAA
- the hemW gene encoding radical SAM family heme chaperone HemW — translation MAGLYIHIPFCTSRCIYCGFYSTTLSEMKDKYVDAICKEIKLRKDYLIDEKIDTIYLGGGTPSTLSAEQLEKIFYCIYNDVYNGCKPFETTIECNPDDVTEMFADTISRLPVNRISMGAQTFCDKRLRFLRRRHCANDVGIAVKRLRQIGIRNISIDLIYGFPNETLEDWQKDISEAIRLGIEHISAYSLMIEEGTPLYDMMESGKISEINEELSRKMYETLIDRMENAGFEHYEISNFAKEGKRSKHNSCYWNSTHYIGIGAAAHSYNGNSRQWNVSDINEYIKNIEVGTIPADKEILDFSTRYDDLITTALRTKDGINLNKLVKEFGIEYRDFLIDNAKQYTDRNLMIIDDNNIRISREGLFISDAIMRDLMHV, via the coding sequence ATGGCAGGTCTTTATATTCATATACCTTTTTGTACAAGCAGATGTATTTACTGTGGTTTCTATTCTACAACTTTATCTGAGATGAAAGATAAGTATGTTGATGCAATATGCAAAGAAATAAAATTAAGAAAAGATTATCTTATAGATGAAAAAATAGACACAATATATCTGGGGGGCGGTACACCAAGCACATTATCTGCAGAGCAACTGGAGAAAATATTCTATTGCATATATAATGATGTATATAACGGATGTAAGCCATTTGAAACAACAATCGAATGTAATCCTGACGATGTGACAGAAATGTTTGCAGATACCATTAGTAGGCTTCCTGTAAACAGAATAAGCATGGGAGCTCAGACGTTCTGCGACAAACGGTTAAGGTTTTTGCGCCGTAGACATTGCGCAAATGATGTTGGAATAGCTGTAAAAAGACTTAGACAAATTGGCATACGCAATATCAGTATTGATCTCATTTATGGATTTCCAAATGAGACGTTGGAAGACTGGCAGAAAGACATTTCGGAAGCTATACGACTTGGCATTGAACATATCTCTGCCTATTCGCTTATGATAGAAGAAGGAACACCACTATATGATATGATGGAAAGTGGTAAAATATCAGAGATAAATGAAGAATTAAGTAGAAAAATGTACGAGACTCTTATAGACAGAATGGAGAATGCTGGATTTGAACATTATGAAATAAGTAACTTTGCAAAAGAAGGAAAAAGATCTAAACACAATAGTTGCTATTGGAATTCAACACACTATATTGGCATAGGTGCGGCTGCTCACTCTTATAATGGAAATAGTCGCCAATGGAATGTATCTGACATTAATGAATATATCAAAAATATAGAAGTTGGTACAATACCTGCTGATAAAGAAATTTTAGATTTTTCTACCAGATACGATGATCTGATAACTACAGCATTGAGAACAAAGGATGGCATAAATTTAAATAAGCTTGTCAAAGAATTTGGTATAGAATATCGTGACTTTCTAATAGATAACGCTAAACAATACACAGACCGTAATCTCATGATTATTGATGACAACAATATAAGAATAAGCAGAGAAGGTCTTTTTATAAGTGATGCCATAATGAGAGACTTGATGCATGTATAA
- a CDS encoding sensor histidine kinase, whose translation MKKQNTDIRKNPVLNSQAAIHISVWLVVFLSPLMFFSHGEEMAFSRFLRLGMVPFVLCIVFYTNYFWLTPKYFLSGNKKKFYTISVIMIVTFAIYLHFYMSLTHDIDGKGVPHPPYMHKHPAFYLFLLRDIFDIAIADAIATMLVLSERWHQSENGRREAETARTEAELKNLRSQINPHFLLNTLNNIYALTAFNTEKAQYAIQELSKMLRHILYDNQQPYVNLTEEVKFIRNYVNLMKIRLTDNVNVEMNVDIPDNCTVRVAPLIFISLIENAFKHGISPTKPSFINITISTDGKMLVCDIKNSNFPKESADCSGHGIGLKQVEKRLELSYHENYEWTKIKIDNNTKYESKIIIYDTKLCNS comes from the coding sequence ATGAAAAAACAAAATACAGACATTCGCAAAAATCCTGTTTTAAATTCGCAAGCAGCAATTCACATATCAGTTTGGCTTGTTGTATTTCTTTCTCCATTGATGTTTTTCAGCCATGGTGAGGAAATGGCCTTCAGCAGGTTTTTAAGACTAGGTATGGTACCATTTGTATTATGTATTGTCTTCTATACAAACTACTTCTGGCTTACACCAAAATACTTTCTAAGTGGTAATAAAAAAAAGTTCTACACAATTAGTGTAATTATGATAGTTACTTTCGCCATATACCTTCATTTTTACATGAGCCTAACGCATGATATTGACGGAAAAGGAGTACCACATCCACCATATATGCATAAACACCCTGCTTTCTATTTATTTCTTCTAAGAGATATATTTGATATCGCTATTGCTGATGCTATAGCTACGATGCTTGTACTTTCAGAGCGTTGGCATCAATCTGAGAATGGCAGGCGAGAAGCAGAAACAGCACGTACAGAGGCAGAACTAAAAAATCTTAGGAGTCAGATAAACCCACATTTTCTTCTTAATACACTGAACAATATATATGCACTAACTGCTTTTAATACAGAGAAAGCACAATATGCTATACAAGAGTTAAGCAAAATGCTACGTCACATACTGTATGATAACCAGCAACCATATGTTAATTTGACCGAAGAGGTTAAATTTATTCGCAACTATGTGAATCTTATGAAAATCCGTCTTACAGATAATGTTAACGTAGAGATGAATGTTGATATTCCTGATAATTGCACAGTAAGAGTAGCTCCACTTATTTTCATTTCATTAATTGAGAATGCCTTCAAACATGGAATAAGTCCTACAAAGCCAAGCTTCATAAACATAACAATATCTACTGATGGAAAAATGCTTGTATGTGATATCAAGAATAGTAATTTCCCAAAAGAATCCGCAGATTGCAGCGGACATGGCATAGGTTTAAAACAAGTTGAAAAGCGCCTTGAATTATCATATCACGAAAACTACGAATGGACAAAAATAAAAATTGACAACAACACCAAATATGAATCTAAAATTATAATATATGATACTAAATTGTGCAATAGTTGA